Proteins from a genomic interval of Medicago truncatula cultivar Jemalong A17 chromosome 3, MtrunA17r5.0-ANR, whole genome shotgun sequence:
- the LOC11437291 gene encoding protein RALF-like 22 produces the protein MSQLRFTSTIFLFLTLLFHAYLPICTSLLPTTVDLNLLKHSEINDAVVITKRVCTKTIGECLTDPEMMMMDSESNRRVLAMQKKYISYDTLKRDMVPCDRPGASYYNCHRRQANPYSRGCEVITACVRGAQEINT, from the coding sequence atGTCCCAACTCAGATTCACTTCCACCATCTTCCTCTTTCTAACACTTCTCTTTCACGCCTATCTTCCAATCTGCACTTCCCTCTTACCAACTACTGTTGACCTCAATCTGTTGAAACACAGTGAAATAAATGATGCAGTAGTAATCACAAAGAGGGTTTGTACCAAAACCATTGGAGAGTGTTTGACAGATCCTgaaatgatgatgatggattCAGAGAGCAATAGAAGAGTTTTGGCAATGCAGAAAAAGTACATAAGCTATGATACATTGAAGAGGGATATGGTTCCTTGTGATAGACCTGGTGCTTCCTATTATAATTGTCATAGAAGACAAGCTAATCCTTATAGTAGAGGTTGTGAAGTTATTACTGCATGTGTTAGAGGTGCGCAAGAAATCAACACTTAA
- the LOC11442479 gene encoding serine hydroxymethyltransferase 4, which produces MDPVSEWGNTPLVTVDPEIHDLIEKEKRRQCRGIELIASENFTSFAVIEALGSALTNKYSEGMPGNRYYGGNEFIDQIENICRSRALTAFHLDAATWGVNVQPYSGSPANFAAYTAVLNPHDRIMGLDLPSGGHLTHGYYTSGGKKISATSIYFESLPYKVNSTTGFIDYDRLEEKALDFRPKLIICGGSAYPRDWDYGRFRQVADKCGALLLCDMAHISGLVAAQEANDPFAFCDIVTTTTHKSLRGPRAGMIFYRKGPKPPKKGQPENAVYDFEDKINFAVFPSLQGGPHNHQIGALAVALKQATTPGFKAYAKQVKANAVALGNYLISKGYSLVTGGTENHLVLWDLRPLGLTGNKVEKLCDLCNITVNKNAVFGDSSALAPGGVRIGAPAMTSRGLVEKDFEQIAEFLHRAVTLTLEIQKEYGKLLKDFNKGLVNNKALEDLKADVEKFSASFDMPGFLVSELKYKD; this is translated from the exons ATGGATCCAGTTAGTGAATGGGGAAACACACCATTAGTAACCGTGGACCCAGAAATCCACGACTTAATCGAAAAAGAAAAGCGCCGTCAATGCCGCGGAATCGAACTCATAGCCTCAGAAAATTTCACCTCCTTCGCAGTCATTGAAGCCCTAGGAAGCGCCCTCACCAACAAATACTCCGAGGGCATGCCCGGTAACCGTTACTACGGCGGCAACGAATTCATCGACCAGATCGAAAACATTTGCCGCTCACGCGCTCTCACCGCCTTCCACCTCGACGCCGCCACCTGGGGCGTCAACGTTCAACCTTACTCCGGTTCACCGGCGAATTTCGCTGCTTACACCGCCGTTCTCAATCCTCATGATAGGATCATGGGACTGGATCTACCTTCTGGTGGACATTTGACTCATGGTTACTATACTTCCGGTGGGAAGAAGATTTCGGCTACTTCGATTTACTTTGAGAGCTTGCCGTATAAGGTGAATTCGACCACGgggtttattgattatgataggTTGGAGGAGAAAGCTTTGGATTTTAGACCTAAGTTGATTATTTGTGGTGGAAGTGCTTATCCTAGAGATTGGGATTATGGAAGGTTTAGACAAGTTGCTGATAAGTGTGGTGCTCTTTTGCTTTGTGATATGGCTCATATTAGTGGCCTTGTTGCTGCTCAG GAAGCTAACGATCCCTTTGCTTTTTGTGACATCGTCACAACAACAACCCATAAGAGTTTGAGGGGTCCTAGGGCCGGTATGATCTTTTACCGGAAGGGACCTAAGCCACCCAAGAAGGGTCAGCCAGAGAATGCAGTTTATGATTTTGAAGACAAAATCAACTTTGCTGTTTTCCCCTCCCTTCAGGGTGGTCCTCACAACCACCAGATTGGTGCTCTTGCTGTTGCTTTGAAACAGGCCACCACGCCCGGGTTCAAGGCTTATGCCAAGCAAGTTAAGGCCAATGCAGTTGCACTTGGAAATTACTTGATCAGCAAGGGATACAGTCTTGTCACTGGAGGAACTGAAAACCATCTTGTGTTATGGGATCTCCGCCCTCTTGGCTTGACCG GCAATAAGGTGGAAAAACTTTGTGACCTCTGTAACATTACTGTGAACAAGAATGCTGTTTTTGGTGATAGCAGTGCCTTGGCACCTGGAGGAGTAAGGATTG GTGCCCCAGCTATGACTTCCAGGGGTTTGGTTGAGAAGGACTTCGAGCAGATTGCAGAGTTCCTTCACCGTGCAGTAACTCTCACACTAGAGATTCAAAAGGAATATGGCAAACTTTTGAAGGATTTCAACAAGGGCTTGGTGAACAACAAAGCTCTTGAAGACCTTAAAGCTGATGTTGAGAAGTTTTCAGCCTCATTTGATATGCCTGGATTCCTAGTGTCTGAGCTGAAGTACAAGGATTAG
- the LOC11444163 gene encoding adenosylhomocysteinase — protein MALLVETTTSGREYKVKDMSQADFGRLEIELAEVEMPGLMSCRTEFGPSQPFKGARITGSLHMTIQTAVLIETLTALGAEVRWCSCNIFSTQDHAAAAIARDSAAVFAWKGETLQEYWWCSERALDWGTGGGPDLIVDDGGDVTLLIHEGVKAEEVFEKTGQLPDPSSTDNAEMQIVLTIIRDGLKTDPKRYQKMKTRIVGVSEETTTGVKRLYQMQATGTLLFPAINVNDSVTKSKFDNLYGCRHSLPDGLMRATDVMIAGKVAVVCGYGDVGKGCAAALKQGGARVIVTEIDPICALQALMEGLQVLTLEDVISEADIFVTTTGNKDIIMVSDMKKMKNNAIVCNIGHFDNEIDMHGLETYPGVKRITIKPQTDRWVFPETKSGIIVLAEGRLMNLGCATGHPSFVMSCSFTNQVIAQIELWKEKTSGKYEKKVYVLPKHLDEKVAALHLGQLGARLTKLSKDQADYISVPVEGPYKPAHYRY, from the exons ATGGCGTTGCTGGTTGAAACCACCACTAGCGGCCGCGAATACAAGGTCAAGGACATGTCCCAAGCCGACTTCGGCCGTCTCGAAATCGAGCTCGCCGAAGTCGAAATGCCCGGTCTAATGTCCTGCCGAACCGAATTCGGTCCATCCCAACCCTTCAAAGGCGCTAGAATAACCGGTTCACTTCACATGACAATCCAAACCGCCGTCCTCATCGAAACCCTAACCGCTCTCGGCGCTGAAGTCCGTTGGTGTTCCTGCAACATCTTCTCCACTCAAGACCACGCCGCTGCCGCCATCGCTCGTGACAGCGCCGCCGTGTTCGCATGGAAAGGAGAGACTCTCCAGGAGTATTGGTGGTGCTCTGAACGCGCTCTTGATTGGGGTACTGGCGGTGGACCAGATCTTATCgttgatgatggtggtgatgtcACTCTCTTGATCCATGAAGGTGTTAAGGCTGAAGAGGTTTTTGAGAAGACTGGTCAGTTACCTGATCCTTCTTCCACTGATAATGCTGAGATGCAGATTGTTCTTACCATTATCAGAGATGGTTTGAAGACTGATCCTAAGAGGTACCAGAAGATGAAGACTAGAATTGTTGGTGTTTCTGAAGAAACTACCACTGGTGTTAAGAGGCTTTACCAGATGCAAGCAACTGGTACCCTTTTGTTCCCTGCTATCAATGTCAATGACTCTGTTACCAAGAgcaag TTTGACAACTTGTACGGTTGCCGTCACTCACTCCCCGATGGACTGATGAGAGCTACTGATGTCATGATTGCCGGAAAGGTTGCTGTTGTATGTGGTTATGGAGATGTTGGCAAGGGTTGTGCTGCTGCATTGAAACAGGGTGGTGCTCGTGTGATCGTGACTGAGATCGATCCAATTTGTGCACTTCAAGCTCTTATGGAAGGTCTTCAAGTCTTGACTTTGGAGGATGTTATCTCCGAGGCTGACATCTTTGTTACCACAACCGGTAACAAAGACATTATCATGGTTAGTGacatgaagaaaatgaagaacaatGCCATTGTCTGCAACATTGGTCACTTCGACAATGAAATTGACATGCATGGACTTGAGACATACCCTGGTGTGAAGCGCATCACAATTAAGCCACAAACTGACAGATGGGTTTTCCCTGAAACCAAATCTGGCATCATTGTCTTGGCCGAAGGTCGTTTGATGAACTTGGGATGTGCTACTGGACACCCCAGTTTCGTCATGTCATGCTCCTTCACCAACCAAGTCATTGCTCAGATTGAGTTGTGGAAGGAAAAGACTTCCGGCAAGTATGAAAAGAAGGTATATGTTTTGCCTAAGCACCTTGATGAGAAGGTTGCTGCCCTTCATCTTGGCCAGCTTGGAGCTAGGCTCACCAAGCTTTCCAAAGATCAGGCAGATTACATCAGTGTGCCTGTTGAGGGTCCATACAAGCCTGCTCACTACAGGTATTGA